Within the Thermodesulfobacteriota bacterium genome, the region GGCTTTGCAATAGTATTTACAATATTTGTTCTTGCCGCTTTTATAGGGTTTGAAGTTATATCCAAAGTACCTCCCACGCTTCATACCCCGCTTATGTCTGGTTCTAATGCAATTTCAGGAATCATTTTAATAGGTGCAATCTTATCCGCTGGCGCACAGCATAGCTGGTTAACAATCATACTTGGAACCCTTGCTGTGATACTTGCTACAATCAACGTAGTTGGCGGATTTATGGTTACGAACAGAATGTTAGAAATGTTTAGGAGGAAGGATTAACCTATGTCTCCCGGATTAGTCAATATAGCTTATTTAGTAGCAGCAAGTTTATTTATTTTTGGCCTAAAGGGTCTATCACACCCAAGAACCGCAGTGAGAGGAAACATGCTGGGGGCCCTTGGTATGCTGCTGGCAATCGTTATTACTCTTCTTGATCGAAATATCATTGGTTACGAATATATAATTGCTGGAATTATTATTGGAGGCGCAATCGGCGCAGTTCTGGCTATAAAGATTAAGATGACTGCTATGCCCGAGCTTGTTGCATTGTTTAACGGTTTTGGCGGACTGGCATCTATCTTAGTTGCAGGTGCAGCATTATATGAAGCAGCCGGTCTTCAAGGCATGGAAGGAGCGATTGTACTTAATGCACAATTTTCCATCTCAACATTTGCCTCCGGATTTATCGGTGCTGTCACATTCTGGGGAAGTTTAGTGGCTTTTGGTAAACTTCAGGGAAAGGTTAATGACGGTGCTGTAAGATATCCTCTTGACCAGGCGGTGAAAATTGCACTCGCAGTTATTTGTATAATATTTGCATACTTAATGGTTGTTTATCCCGGTGCATCCGCTCCATATTGGATAATGATCATAATTGCTTCAGTACTTGGCATTCTATTTGTAATACCAATTGGCGGCGCTGATATGCCTGTTGTGGTAGCGCTGCTTAACTCATTCTCAGGACTTGCAGCAGCTGCTGCAGGGTTTGTACTCTTTAACAGCGTACTAATTGTTGCAGGAACACTCGTAGGTGCCTCAGGAATAATACTAACAATTATCATGTGTAAGGCCATGAACCGTTCATTGACCAATGTACTCTTTGGAACTTTTACAGTTACGGAAGGTGGGCCTTCTGCTGACGAAGTATACGGCGGAAAGGTCAAGTCAACCTCAGCTGAAGAGGTTGCAATGCTTCTAGAAGGAGCAAAAAGAGTTTGCGTTGTACCAGGATACGGAATGGCAGTAGCTCAGGCGCAGCATGCAGTAAGAGAACTCTTTGATCTTCTAGAAGGTCACGGAACAGTTGTTGAGTTCGGGGTACACCCGGTTGCAGGGCGTATGCCTGGACACATGAACGTTCTTTTAGCTGAAGCCGACATTCCATATGAAAGACTAAAAGATATGGACGAGATCAATCCTAACTTTAAACAGATCGATGTCACAATAATAATCGGCGCAAACGACGTTGTTAACCCGGTTGCTAGAACAGATCCTGATAGCCCGATAGCGGGTATGCCGATCTTAGATGTGGACTACTCTAAAACTGTAGTTGTCATCAAAAGAAGCTTAAGCCCTGGTTTTGCAGGAATACCTAATCCTCTATTCGCTCTTGATAACTCGCTTATGTTTTTTGGCGATGGTAAAAAAGCAGTAGAAGATATGGTTAAATGCTTAAAAGAAGAGATTGGCTAAACCTTATTTTCTTAGACTTACAACCTAAATATATTATTGGAAGAGAAATAGAGTACTTTGTCTTATTCTAGATCGCCTTCCCATTTCACAATCTTAAGATCTAGCACAAAGAATGCATAGAAAACTGGGACTAGTATAAGTTCAATTATTGTTGCTAGTGCCAGGCCACCGATCTGTGCATAGCAAAGAGGCTGCCAAAGTGGTCCTCCATCGATTGCAAGTGGAAACAGCGCAAGTATTGTAGCTCCCACTGTTATCAAAATCGGACGTAGTCTCTGAACCCCGGCGTCTAAGAGTGAATCTTTAAACGGCTCGCCTTTTTGGTGCATTTCTTCAACATAGTCGAACAATACAATAACATGGCTGACTATAACTCCGACAAGAGCAATCATTCCAAGAAATGCCATAAATCCAAACGGCTCGCCCATTATAGCTAGCGCTATTAACGAGCCTACAATTCCGTAAGGTACTGCGGCAAAAACCAGCAGCGGCTTAACAGCATTTCTAAACTGAATAAGTAGTGATATGAATATCCCGATAACTGAAATTAGCAAGACCATGCTAAGGTTTCTGTTGCCCTGCTGTGATTTTGCTTTTTCTCCTCCCCAAACTAAATCATATCCGGGAGGAAGAGATTCAATAAATGCCTGTATTTTCTTCTCACCCTTTTTCAAGATTGTAGATGGAAGCTCGCCTGGGGCAGGGAATGCGATTACAGTTAGCGCCCTGAAATGGTTTCTCCTAACTACCCTGGATGTTTCTATGCCGTAAGTGAGGTCGGATACTTGGGCTAAGGGGATCTTTACATCGTTTGCAACACCATATACATACATATTCTCAATATCTGAGAGCTCGGCCCGTTCATTAATCCTTAGCCTGGCGTTCACCGGGATATTTTTATCGCCTTCTTTATATGAGGTGAACTGATATCCACTGAGCGCAGTGAGCGATGAGATTGCAACATCTTGGTTTGTCACACCAGATAGATTTGCACGGTCAGGATCTACCTCGAGTTTCACAATGAAGCTATCCTCAAACCAGTCATCTCTAACAA harbors:
- a CDS encoding efflux RND transporter permease subunit; the encoded protein is VSMTFVPMLGYYLLRPKKKELTLEEKRTQGFTGHYYRIANWAIDNRKKAFAISLVFFVVGGLIASNIKTSFFPSDVQYLSYVDVWMPNGATLASTNETVVQTGDVIREVAEKYAKEKKIDNPLISLASYIGGGSPRFWSTVAPEQQQKNYAQIIIRLDERKYTPELAPLFQKAISDQIPGAHIEVREIQLNAVDYPIEIHLSGRADINSDLETEEQDIETLRKLGEELKSILREIPETSIVRDDWFEDSFIVKLEVDPDRANLSGVTNQDVAISSLTALSGYQFTSYKEGDKNIPVNARLRINERAELSDIENMYVYGVANDVKIPLAQVSDLTYGIETSRVVRRNHFRALTVIAFPAPGELPSTILKKGEKKIQAFIESLPPGYDLVWGGEKAKSQQGNRNLSMVLLISVIGIFISLLIQFRNAVKPLLVFAAVPYGIVGSLIALAIMGEPFGFMAFLGMIALVGVIVSHVIVLFDYVEEMHQKGEPFKDSLLDAGVQRLRPILITVGATILALFPLAIDGGPLWQPLCYAQIGGLALATIIELILVPVFYAFFVLDLKIVKWEGDLE
- a CDS encoding NAD(P) transhydrogenase subunit alpha is translated as MDGFAIVFTIFVLAAFIGFEVISKVPPTLHTPLMSGSNAISGIILIGAILSAGAQHSWLTIILGTLAVILATINVVGGFMVTNRMLEMFRRKD
- a CDS encoding NAD(P)(+) transhydrogenase (Re/Si-specific) subunit beta — encoded protein: MSPGLVNIAYLVAASLFIFGLKGLSHPRTAVRGNMLGALGMLLAIVITLLDRNIIGYEYIIAGIIIGGAIGAVLAIKIKMTAMPELVALFNGFGGLASILVAGAALYEAAGLQGMEGAIVLNAQFSISTFASGFIGAVTFWGSLVAFGKLQGKVNDGAVRYPLDQAVKIALAVICIIFAYLMVVYPGASAPYWIMIIIASVLGILFVIPIGGADMPVVVALLNSFSGLAAAAAGFVLFNSVLIVAGTLVGASGIILTIIMCKAMNRSLTNVLFGTFTVTEGGPSADEVYGGKVKSTSAEEVAMLLEGAKRVCVVPGYGMAVAQAQHAVRELFDLLEGHGTVVEFGVHPVAGRMPGHMNVLLAEADIPYERLKDMDEINPNFKQIDVTIIIGANDVVNPVARTDPDSPIAGMPILDVDYSKTVVVIKRSLSPGFAGIPNPLFALDNSLMFFGDGKKAVEDMVKCLKEEIG